The genomic window CTTCGTCGCCCACCCAACGGCCCTGGCGTTGTGGTTCGACGCGGCCACGTTCGCCGCGAGCGCGCTCACCATCGCCTCGCTGAAGGTGCCCCAGCGCCGCGAGCAGGGCGGTGCGCCGCAGAACCCGCTGCGGGCACTGGCCGAGGGCTGGCGGTTCGTCGGGTCCACCCCGCTGGTGCGTGGCCTGCTGATCGGAATGCTCGGGGCGTTCGCCGCGGGCGGCACCGTGGTCGGCCTGGCGCCGACGTTCGTGCGCGGCCTGCACGCGGGCAACCCCGGCTACGGCGTCCTGTTCGGCGCGGTGTTCACCGGCCTGGCCGGCGGCATGCTGTGCGGCCCGCGTCTGCTTCGCGGCTTGAGCCGGCGCCGGATGTTCGGGCTGATGACCACCCTGGCGGGTCTGCTGCTGACCGCGATCGCGCTGACCCCACAGTTCCCGGTGGTCGTCGGTTTCACGCTGCTGCTGGGTGCGGCCGCCGGCGTCGCCTGGGTCAGCGGGTGGACGCTGCTCGGCCTGGAGGTCCCGGACGCGATGCGCGGGCGCACATTCGCATTCGTCCAATCCAGCGCCCGGCTGACGCTGATCGCGGTGCTGGCGCTGGCGCCCTTGCTGTCCGGCACGATCGGGGAACGCACGCTGCGGCCCACCCACGCGGTGCACCTGGCCTACAGCGGAGCCGCGGTGGTGTTCCTGGCAGCCGGGTTGGTCGCCACTGCGGTCGGAGTGCTTTGCTACCGGTACATCGACGATCGGCGGGGGGTCTCCTTGGTCCGCGATCTGGCGGCCGCGGTGGGCAGTACGAGCTTCGACGCGGACCCGATCGCCACGGGGTACTTCGTGGCCTTCGAGGGTGGCGACGGGGCGGGCAAGTCCACCCAGGTCGAACGGCTGGCGGACTGGCTGCGCGGCCGCGACCACGAGGTGGTGACCACCCGGGAGCCCGGCGGCACCATGCTCGGGGCGCAACTTCGCTCGGTCCTGCTCGACGTCCGCAGCGTCGGGCTGTCGGCGCGTTCCGAGGCCCTGCTGTACGCGGCCGACCGGGCCGAGCACGTCGCCGCGGTGATCCGTCCGGCGCTGCACCGTGGGGCGATCGTGGTCAGCGACCGCTACGTCGACTCCTCGATCGCCTACCAGGGCGCCGGTCGGGCGCTGTCCGCCGCCGAGGTCGAACGGCTCTCCCGCTGGGCCACCCAGGGTCTGCGGCCCCACCTGACCGTGCTGCTCGACGTCGACCCGATGGTCGCCACGCGGCGCCGCGCGGGGACCCCGGACCGGATCGAGGCCGAGTCGGTCGAGTTCCACACCCGCGTCCGACAGGGCTTCCTCGACCTGGCCGAGCGCGACCCGAAGCGCTACCTGGTGCTCGACGCCGCCGGCACCCCGGCCGACATCAACGCGGCGGTGATCGCCCGGATCGGCGATCAGTTGCCGCCCGCGCCCGCTCCGGTCGAGCCGACCGCCGCGGACTCGACCCGGCCGGCGGTGCGGCAGTGAGCGAGCTTGCGAGTGAACCAATGTCACAGTGTCAGCCGTTGCTGAAGGTG from Sporichthyaceae bacterium includes these protein-coding regions:
- the tmk gene encoding dTMP kinase, which encodes MTSAPPDPGAAGAAAAALGAAGGLREALRIGSFRRIWVVLSLSSLGDWLALLATTAMAADLTKHSMSQADYAVAGVFILRLVPALVCAPLAGVVADRFDRRTTMVIADVGRFGLFASIPIVDTLWWLLVATFAAEVLSQFWIPAKEATIPNLVPREQLEAANQLSLVTAYGSAPIAAGLFTVLSLLTGTLGARFTFFVAHPTALALWFDAATFAASALTIASLKVPQRREQGGAPQNPLRALAEGWRFVGSTPLVRGLLIGMLGAFAAGGTVVGLAPTFVRGLHAGNPGYGVLFGAVFTGLAGGMLCGPRLLRGLSRRRMFGLMTTLAGLLLTAIALTPQFPVVVGFTLLLGAAAGVAWVSGWTLLGLEVPDAMRGRTFAFVQSSARLTLIAVLALAPLLSGTIGERTLRPTHAVHLAYSGAAVVFLAAGLVATAVGVLCYRYIDDRRGVSLVRDLAAAVGSTSFDADPIATGYFVAFEGGDGAGKSTQVERLADWLRGRDHEVVTTREPGGTMLGAQLRSVLLDVRSVGLSARSEALLYAADRAEHVAAVIRPALHRGAIVVSDRYVDSSIAYQGAGRALSAAEVERLSRWATQGLRPHLTVLLDVDPMVATRRRAGTPDRIEAESVEFHTRVRQGFLDLAERDPKRYLVLDAAGTPADINAAVIARIGDQLPPAPAPVEPTAADSTRPAVRQ